One window from the genome of Sulfodiicoccus acidiphilus encodes:
- a CDS encoding MFS transporter: protein MGYFDDFPSSTKVRTFFVSSAGFLLDGYDLSVISFASTFILREFSLTTPEYGLLLAASLIGMIPGSVLFGWLSDRMGRSKLMGVDLFFFLVFGITAALSQNFAELFASRLLLGVGIGGDYPISSTLMSEMSPPSSRGRYLVGAVSMYWIGSALSGAVTYPALTLGPFFWRYVFLVGALLSVPIILLRLRLSESPRWLVSTGALKGSNLPTPELENKGAKGFADLFKGRMLWVTVFLSSVWFLFDVASYGIGLYYPYLLEQFAFPSKYEVVLGTLAISAGAIVGYAVAEAVVDSLGRRVVLLTGLGSMAALLYLGWGVRLHGPLLVPYFMSFVAMEQWAGAVTLFYPTELFPTSVRSSGQGVATAASRVGAVLGVFYFPQLTVSLGLANSLFTFATVSLVALAISLLGARETAKKQLEDTSQGVR from the coding sequence ATGGGGTACTTCGACGACTTCCCCTCCTCCACTAAGGTGAGGACGTTCTTCGTCTCCTCGGCGGGCTTTCTCCTCGACGGATACGACTTATCTGTAATTTCCTTCGCCTCCACCTTCATATTGAGGGAGTTCTCACTGACCACACCAGAGTATGGACTGTTGCTGGCGGCGTCCTTGATTGGCATGATACCCGGTTCTGTTCTCTTCGGATGGTTGTCGGACAGGATGGGCAGGAGTAAATTGATGGGGGTGGACCTCTTCTTCTTCTTAGTTTTCGGAATAACGGCGGCCCTATCGCAGAACTTCGCTGAACTGTTCGCCTCTAGGCTACTTCTCGGTGTCGGTATAGGGGGAGACTACCCCATAAGCAGCACCTTGATGTCCGAGATGTCCCCACCCTCCTCCAGAGGAAGGTACCTTGTGGGGGCCGTCTCCATGTACTGGATAGGGAGCGCGCTCTCAGGGGCTGTGACCTACCCGGCCCTGACTCTCGGACCGTTCTTCTGGAGATACGTTTTCTTAGTGGGAGCGCTGCTTTCAGTGCCCATAATTCTCCTGCGACTTAGGCTATCTGAGTCCCCACGTTGGTTGGTGTCAACTGGGGCACTCAAGGGCTCAAACCTCCCCACTCCCGAGCTCGAGAACAAGGGAGCCAAGGGATTCGCAGACCTCTTTAAGGGCAGGATGCTGTGGGTCACTGTTTTCCTGTCAAGTGTCTGGTTCCTCTTCGATGTAGCGTCCTACGGCATAGGCCTATACTACCCATACTTGCTGGAGCAATTCGCCTTCCCCTCTAAATACGAGGTAGTGTTGGGAACGCTAGCCATATCAGCCGGGGCAATAGTAGGCTACGCGGTAGCAGAGGCCGTAGTGGACTCCCTAGGAAGAAGGGTGGTTCTCCTCACCGGACTCGGTTCTATGGCAGCTCTACTCTACCTGGGGTGGGGAGTCAGGCTCCACGGTCCCCTACTCGTCCCGTACTTCATGTCCTTCGTGGCCATGGAACAGTGGGCGGGGGCGGTGACTCTCTTTTACCCCACTGAACTCTTCCCTACGTCCGTCAGGTCCTCAGGTCAAGGAGTGGCCACCGCCGCGAGCAGGGTGGGAGCGGTTCTGGGTGTGTTCTACTTCCCTCAGCTAACCGTTTCACTTGGGTTGGCGAACTCCCTATTTACTTTCGCCACTGTTTCCCTGGTGGCGCTCGCAATATCTCTACTAGGTGCCCGCGAAACAGCCAAGAAGCAACTGGAGGACACCTCGCAGGGCGTGAGGTGA
- a CDS encoding NAD(P)/FAD-dependent oxidoreductase: MTKVLVLGGRFGGLTAAYTLKRLAQRSLDVKLLNESRFTYFRPGLPHVAVGYRDASELSVDLKEALPSKGIQFQQGKVLKVDAKANSVLYRDQLGNEREELYDYLVIGIGAHLATEAVKGWDQYGYSVCEADFATKLWERLRNFQGGTITIGSGPFYQGKQPRPKVPENFVPAADSACEGPVFELSLMLTGYFKSKGMLSKVKMTVYSPGEYLSDLSPASRKTVAEMYKGMGIELVHNFRIKEIREKEVVSEDGKTLESDLSILLPPYAGNPALKNSTPDLIDDGGFVPTDLNMTSLKYDNVYAVGDANSATVPKLGYLAVQTGRIAAQHLASRLGIRTKVDTYAPTIVCVADDPYEGFAVGVKDDTWYGGTTSIAQPSNVNHLKKELFTKYFMWTKGDMALEKFLGSW, encoded by the coding sequence ATGACGAAGGTTCTTGTTCTGGGGGGAAGGTTCGGAGGTCTGACGGCGGCGTACACTCTGAAGAGGCTGGCTCAAAGATCTTTAGACGTCAAGTTACTCAACGAGTCTAGGTTCACGTACTTCAGGCCTGGGCTGCCACACGTTGCAGTGGGGTACAGAGACGCCTCTGAGCTCAGTGTGGACTTGAAGGAAGCCTTACCGTCGAAAGGGATTCAATTTCAGCAGGGAAAGGTCCTCAAGGTTGACGCCAAGGCCAACTCCGTGCTATACAGGGACCAACTGGGCAACGAAAGGGAGGAGCTCTACGATTACCTAGTGATCGGGATAGGGGCTCACCTAGCCACAGAGGCCGTCAAGGGGTGGGATCAGTACGGCTACAGTGTGTGCGAGGCGGACTTCGCTACCAAGCTCTGGGAGCGGTTAAGGAACTTTCAGGGAGGAACGATCACCATAGGGTCGGGTCCGTTCTATCAAGGGAAACAGCCTAGGCCAAAGGTACCGGAGAACTTCGTGCCTGCTGCAGATTCTGCCTGTGAGGGGCCCGTGTTCGAGCTGTCTCTGATGCTCACGGGCTACTTCAAGTCCAAGGGCATGCTAAGCAAGGTGAAGATGACCGTCTACTCTCCGGGAGAATACCTCTCCGACCTATCTCCGGCCTCGAGGAAGACTGTGGCGGAGATGTATAAAGGAATGGGAATAGAGTTGGTGCATAACTTTAGGATAAAGGAAATCCGAGAGAAGGAGGTCGTGTCAGAAGACGGAAAGACATTGGAGTCAGACCTGAGTATACTCCTTCCACCTTACGCTGGTAACCCAGCCTTGAAGAACTCCACCCCAGACCTGATCGACGACGGAGGCTTCGTTCCCACCGACCTCAACATGACGTCTCTGAAGTACGATAACGTCTACGCCGTAGGGGACGCCAACTCCGCCACCGTCCCTAAACTCGGCTATTTGGCAGTTCAGACTGGGAGGATAGCAGCTCAACACTTAGCTAGTAGGTTAGGAATAAGGACCAAAGTCGACACTTACGCACCTACTATAGTGTGTGTGGCCGACGATCCTTACGAGGGCTTCGCCGTGGGTGTGAAGGATGACACTTGGTACGGTGGAACAACGTCAATTGCCCAACCCAGTAACGTTAACCACCTAAAGAAGGAACTCTTCACCAAGTACTTCATGTGGACTAAGGGAGACATGGCCCTAGAGAAGTTCCTTGGGAGTTGGTGA
- a CDS encoding DUF1641 domain-containing protein — translation MEEKLADMLEDNKVITLSKLMGVLEKLDRYGFLDVVNGLLEDEETVGKVIGAVVNDQFLSLFGRGNEVMDLLDLLTNGETVGALKDVVELYSTFKRTGIMEPLAGLLRDEELLGKVIGAVVNDSTLTLATKWNEIVDSLAKIDFSQLKYYVSAISLYGNGIRDPNKVVPIRGFMDILKLLKDPDVQRGIGILLAGLKELGRSYDASKL, via the coding sequence GTGGAGGAGAAGCTGGCGGACATGCTTGAGGACAATAAGGTGATAACTCTATCGAAATTGATGGGAGTCTTGGAGAAGCTAGACAGGTACGGGTTCTTGGACGTCGTAAACGGGCTTCTTGAAGATGAAGAAACGGTGGGCAAGGTAATAGGAGCAGTCGTGAACGATCAATTCCTCTCCTTATTTGGCAGAGGGAACGAGGTGATGGACTTGCTAGACCTTTTGACCAATGGTGAGACTGTGGGAGCCCTCAAGGACGTGGTCGAGCTCTACTCCACGTTCAAGAGGACGGGAATAATGGAACCTCTTGCGGGACTACTTAGGGACGAGGAGCTTCTGGGCAAGGTGATAGGGGCGGTCGTGAACGACTCCACACTAACCTTGGCCACTAAATGGAACGAGATCGTGGACTCCTTGGCCAAGATCGACTTCAGTCAATTGAAGTACTATGTGAGCGCGATATCCCTCTACGGGAACGGGATAAGGGACCCAAACAAAGTGGTACCAATAAGAGGGTTCATGGACATACTCAAGCTTCTGAAAGACCCAGACGTCCAAAGGGGGATAGGAATACTGTTGGCAGGGCTCAAGGAACTCGGTAGATCCTACGACGCCAGTAAGCTCTAA
- a CDS encoding cbb3-type cytochrome c oxidase subunit I produces MNLPSWLTQSSIWRLVSSLFQLDKDWTARMVTAMLVMGVAWGFLGTIDSLMVRIQETLWGFAGLLQFTPQEYYGAITLHASRDLFGFAQQIIYAIIIFFTIRLLNLQPRAKWLLITSFVALNVSMMFIEGPIILTPTFNDNYFAAGSWYYLSPLGIPGYSSYVLSPFFYFGWLLLDFFTYGAGIWIVYHYYVATRQMKQRLPVPVVFFLMIILLFMLGYSGVTAADVWDVLAYYHVVGLVPIDNQILFWIFGHSVVYMLWLPAVAALYLLVPILARRPLYSERMGRLSALLYLIFSNNVPIHHLYMVNIPVSLKILQEVFTYAVVVPSMMTFFNLWATAKGAKFTWNVISAFTVTSFAGAIGAGVTGIANGTIAFDAVIHNTMWVVGHFHAMILLSIVPGAMAVFYYMMPMLTGREWYSKSMAWGHFWGYVVGAAMISVGFDQLGLYGIVRRSEIYPRFPAVVDAEGLVTVGAVLAATATLLWGLNVVMTVLRGKLANVEGLPLDQVVEKVGEELSAPTVLASVSTPVRSVLSVSRRALSRGYSLGVLGAALIVVSSFVIAFAHSTYDLYTWTWIVLLTIGIFLVAIPVMRDSKAV; encoded by the coding sequence ATGAATTTGCCCTCTTGGTTAACTCAGTCCAGCATATGGAGGCTGGTCTCCTCGCTCTTCCAGCTGGACAAGGACTGGACGGCGAGGATGGTAACCGCCATGCTGGTGATGGGTGTGGCGTGGGGCTTCCTCGGAACAATAGACTCCCTCATGGTCAGGATACAGGAGACGCTCTGGGGGTTCGCAGGACTCTTACAGTTCACGCCCCAAGAGTACTACGGGGCCATAACGCTCCACGCCTCAAGGGACTTGTTTGGGTTCGCTCAGCAGATCATTTACGCCATCATAATCTTTTTCACAATAAGACTCCTTAACTTACAGCCGAGGGCGAAGTGGCTCCTGATCACCTCGTTCGTCGCCCTCAACGTCTCGATGATGTTCATCGAAGGTCCCATAATCCTCACTCCCACATTCAACGACAACTACTTCGCCGCCGGCTCTTGGTATTATCTCTCTCCCCTGGGCATCCCAGGTTACAGCTCTTACGTCCTTTCTCCTTTCTTCTACTTCGGGTGGCTCCTCCTCGACTTCTTCACCTACGGAGCTGGCATATGGATAGTCTACCACTACTACGTAGCCACTAGACAGATGAAGCAGAGGTTGCCCGTACCGGTGGTCTTCTTCTTGATGATAATCCTGCTCTTCATGCTTGGCTACTCTGGGGTCACAGCCGCCGACGTGTGGGACGTCTTGGCCTACTATCACGTAGTTGGTCTAGTCCCCATAGATAACCAGATCCTGTTCTGGATATTCGGGCACTCGGTCGTCTACATGCTCTGGCTGCCTGCGGTCGCCGCACTCTACCTCCTAGTACCAATCCTAGCTAGGAGGCCCCTCTACAGCGAAAGGATGGGTAGGCTCTCCGCGTTGCTGTATCTCATATTCTCAAACAACGTCCCGATTCACCACCTCTACATGGTCAACATACCGGTCTCACTCAAGATACTTCAAGAGGTCTTCACTTACGCCGTGGTTGTCCCTTCAATGATGACTTTCTTCAACCTGTGGGCTACGGCGAAGGGCGCTAAGTTCACGTGGAACGTCATATCAGCCTTCACCGTCACTTCCTTTGCTGGCGCCATAGGTGCAGGCGTGACGGGGATAGCTAACGGCACTATAGCCTTCGACGCGGTTATACACAACACAATGTGGGTAGTTGGGCACTTCCATGCCATGATCCTGCTCAGCATCGTCCCTGGAGCCATGGCCGTGTTCTACTACATGATGCCCATGCTGACTGGTAGAGAGTGGTACTCCAAGTCCATGGCGTGGGGACACTTCTGGGGTTACGTCGTCGGAGCGGCCATGATTTCGGTTGGCTTCGATCAGCTCGGACTATACGGTATTGTCAGAAGATCTGAGATATATCCGAGGTTCCCCGCGGTAGTGGACGCCGAGGGACTCGTGACTGTGGGTGCGGTCCTAGCGGCAACAGCGACACTCCTATGGGGTCTCAACGTCGTCATGACTGTCCTCAGAGGCAAGCTTGCCAACGTGGAGGGGCTACCACTGGATCAGGTAGTGGAGAAGGTGGGGGAGGAACTGTCGGCCCCCACAGTGCTGGCCAGCGTCTCTACACCAGTTAGGTCTGTACTCTCGGTGAGCAGGAGGGCCCTGAGCAGGGGTTACTCTCTGGGAGTGTTAGGAGCGGCCCTGATAGTTGTAAGTTCCTTCGTGATAGCCTTCGCCCACAGTACTTACGACCTATACACCTGGACGTGGATAGTACTGTTGACGATTGGAATATTCCTGGTCGCCATCCCAGTAATGAGGGACTCAAAGGCGGTGTGA
- a CDS encoding oxidase, translating to MEQSTKWELGFVALVVILFGVVIVATVPTDYRVGGVPSSTTLAEQDPGKVIETHVEQLQYVFNITERGDVNGNYYNLIVAHQGDVLNLTMTAPLRDSATGNFYFPDYADQVVDDQIVPAMVSYDALSVPRIPGAYAFLDGEYDGPWYTYQVGLVLVLPQSGLYSPQELSAYVAQTDQAKASGLSGDNYNPPVVFYNSTSPNVVLATDPYGVFNSSVPGPTLVLRNGSTASITLYFAPPSPVHNYLVTYVNGRPVEVTNISVGIYGVESNGALVPLAQAPIVYGSPMHFTVDVDGQFPAYLYGLVKPVYNNYDPYNESSLLVGEDTGLVMGAWGVILVEG from the coding sequence GTGGAACAGAGTACGAAGTGGGAATTAGGTTTCGTGGCGTTAGTGGTGATCCTGTTTGGGGTGGTGATTGTGGCCACCGTACCTACCGACTACAGGGTTGGAGGAGTTCCCTCCTCCACGACCTTGGCCGAACAAGACCCAGGGAAGGTGATAGAGACCCACGTTGAGCAACTGCAATACGTCTTCAACATTACTGAGAGAGGCGACGTGAACGGGAACTACTACAACCTCATAGTGGCCCACCAAGGCGACGTGCTCAACTTGACCATGACCGCTCCACTACGTGATTCAGCCACGGGTAACTTCTACTTCCCAGACTACGCCGACCAGGTAGTCGACGACCAGATAGTCCCAGCCATGGTCTCTTACGACGCGCTCAGTGTGCCTCGGATCCCAGGTGCATACGCTTTCTTGGACGGGGAGTACGATGGACCGTGGTACACTTACCAGGTGGGATTGGTTCTAGTGCTCCCTCAGTCTGGGCTCTACTCTCCACAGGAGCTGTCTGCCTACGTAGCTCAGACAGACCAAGCCAAGGCTTCGGGGCTCTCAGGGGACAACTACAATCCCCCAGTGGTGTTCTACAACTCAACCTCACCAAACGTAGTGTTGGCTACAGATCCCTATGGTGTCTTCAACTCCTCCGTCCCTGGGCCGACTTTAGTTCTGAGGAACGGCTCAACCGCTTCCATAACGCTGTATTTTGCCCCACCTAGCCCGGTCCACAACTACTTAGTTACGTATGTTAATGGTAGACCTGTTGAAGTGACTAATATTAGTGTAGGCATTTACGGAGTGGAGTCAAACGGGGCGTTGGTGCCATTGGCACAAGCACCCATAGTTTACGGCTCTCCAATGCACTTCACAGTCGACGTTGACGGTCAATTCCCCGCCTACCTTTACGGTCTAGTGAAGCCAGTCTACAACAATTACGACCCCTACAACGAGTCGAGTCTGTTGGTTGGGGAGGATACCGGTCTCGTAATGGGTGCGTGGGGGGTTATCTTGGTGGAGGGATGA
- a CDS encoding MarR family transcriptional regulator has product MDKVRLQDGREVDVYRLAGFLYGLSASDVELLKVILEQREVTTEYLAERLKVTKASVSKGLNNILDRGLISRDRAMRNGGKGRPIYIYKADRKQFLARFADDLQSISDQVRKSLEEKDGKKLVTVPN; this is encoded by the coding sequence ATGGATAAGGTAAGACTTCAAGACGGGAGAGAAGTGGACGTCTACAGGCTGGCTGGCTTCCTTTACGGGCTATCAGCCAGTGACGTAGAGCTGCTCAAGGTGATCTTAGAGCAGCGTGAGGTGACCACGGAATACCTCGCTGAGAGGTTAAAAGTCACCAAGGCCTCCGTGAGCAAGGGATTGAACAACATATTAGATAGGGGACTGATAAGTAGAGACAGGGCCATGAGGAACGGTGGCAAGGGTAGACCAATCTACATATATAAGGCCGACAGGAAGCAGTTTCTGGCGAGGTTCGCTGACGATCTGCAGTCAATATCAGACCAAGTGAGGAAATCGCTAGAGGAGAAGGACGGCAAGAAACTAGTAACAGTACCCAACTAA
- a CDS encoding DUF429 domain-containing protein — protein MIRRFCGIDLAVVRPSSVAVIRGEFIEVHDVWKDEEIIELCGDAGAIDAPLTRASGFRKVDRMAMRVGARLLPPSWMPKLVERAMKLSSKLSLIETHPTTSEKNLVLKVEGYKDHFDAAICALTYVLYLNKMTLRITAEDGEIHLIPKGIKIELKEIENGMYTFRV, from the coding sequence TTGATTAGGCGATTCTGTGGGATAGACCTGGCGGTAGTTAGACCTTCGTCTGTCGCGGTGATCCGGGGCGAGTTCATCGAAGTTCACGACGTATGGAAGGACGAGGAAATTATCGAGCTGTGTGGCGATGCGGGAGCTATAGACGCACCTCTGACTAGAGCCTCAGGCTTCAGGAAAGTGGACAGAATGGCCATGCGGGTGGGAGCCAGATTGCTCCCTCCCTCTTGGATGCCCAAACTTGTGGAGAGGGCAATGAAGTTATCATCTAAGCTCTCACTGATTGAGACCCACCCTACCACATCCGAGAAGAACTTGGTATTGAAGGTGGAAGGATATAAGGACCACTTCGACGCGGCAATATGTGCCTTGACGTACGTCCTTTACTTGAACAAAATGACCCTACGTATCACGGCAGAGGACGGAGAGATCCACCTAATCCCTAAGGGAATCAAAATAGAACTAAAAGAGATTGAAAACGGAATGTATACCTTCAGGGTTTAA
- a CDS encoding A24 family peptidase C-terminal domain-containing protein — translation MWLIYLIQVLGTTAMLVHVAVLDLRSREVNDAVWLYYLPLLALVYFQWGSFSPLVYTYSVVATGMTTYAMYRFSLLGGADVICATLVGALNPVTHPFLFPNLSGRGLEGLTVLLYTAIAIAVAGVLNLGRNFRYTSGLPWFKRLPLAFSGRRITVEEFLRSKFLFPLTEITEDGNLKLRTTFSVDEDDSKWRETFRLLLEQGKIGNDTYIWVAWGVPVLTFMLAAYVFSLMVGLPV, via the coding sequence ATGTGGTTAATTTACTTGATACAGGTGTTGGGTACCACTGCCATGCTAGTCCACGTTGCAGTTCTGGACTTGAGGAGTAGGGAGGTCAATGATGCGGTATGGCTCTATTACCTCCCTCTACTGGCCTTGGTCTACTTCCAGTGGGGATCGTTCTCACCTTTAGTATACACATATTCGGTCGTCGCTACTGGGATGACAACTTACGCCATGTACAGATTCAGTCTCTTAGGGGGTGCTGACGTCATATGTGCCACTCTCGTCGGGGCCCTTAACCCAGTAACCCACCCCTTCCTGTTCCCGAATCTGTCAGGACGAGGACTTGAGGGCCTGACAGTTCTGCTCTACACCGCCATCGCCATAGCAGTTGCCGGGGTCTTAAACTTAGGCAGAAACTTCAGGTACACCTCAGGGTTACCCTGGTTTAAGAGGCTCCCTTTGGCCTTCTCAGGGAGAAGGATCACGGTGGAGGAGTTCCTGAGATCGAAGTTCCTATTTCCGCTCACCGAGATCACGGAGGACGGGAACCTGAAGCTTAGAACTACGTTCTCAGTAGACGAAGACGATTCCAAGTGGAGGGAAACCTTCCGTTTACTACTTGAGCAAGGCAAGATCGGTAACGACACCTACATATGGGTCGCGTGGGGGGTTCCCGTACTGACCTTCATGTTGGCGGCCTACGTTTTCTCTCTGATGGTTGGGCTTCCAGTCTAG
- a CDS encoding Gfo/Idh/MocA family protein, which produces MEVVVLGCRKFGKVHLRALSSLKVPYSIMERNPDVLKDCASTFSPLRTFSSIDEVLRSNADVVDVVLPHNLHRQVVVEALKAGKHVLVEKPIATTVEEGEDMIKASKEYRRKFMVAEQYFFDPTVKAVSSMIREGKLGKVHTIVVRDQRFYDHTGWRTDPTVMGGGALIDGGIHYVDTILNFGGDYEGLTASVSHVGSTLKGRTTRWHSSSLGLGPLAYFYTLGPTEGIPFSQASRS; this is translated from the coding sequence ATGGAAGTTGTGGTTCTTGGATGTAGAAAGTTCGGAAAGGTGCACCTCCGTGCCCTTTCGTCGCTCAAAGTCCCTTACAGTATAATGGAGAGGAACCCAGACGTTCTGAAGGACTGTGCGTCCACGTTCTCACCCCTAAGAACCTTCAGCTCTATCGATGAAGTTCTAAGGTCTAACGCTGACGTGGTCGACGTGGTCTTGCCGCATAACTTGCACAGACAGGTCGTAGTGGAGGCGTTGAAAGCAGGGAAACACGTCCTGGTTGAGAAGCCCATAGCTACAACGGTTGAAGAAGGTGAGGACATGATCAAGGCATCTAAGGAGTATCGTAGAAAGTTCATGGTGGCGGAGCAGTACTTCTTCGACCCGACCGTGAAGGCGGTATCCTCCATGATAAGGGAAGGTAAATTGGGTAAGGTCCACACCATCGTAGTTAGGGACCAGAGGTTTTACGACCACACAGGGTGGAGGACAGATCCCACTGTAATGGGAGGAGGCGCGCTCATCGACGGTGGGATCCACTACGTCGACACTATCCTGAACTTCGGAGGGGACTACGAGGGCCTGACTGCTTCGGTGAGCCACGTGGGGTCCACCCTCAAGGGGAGGACAACACGGTGGCATTCTTCAAGTTTAGGTCTGGGGCCGCTGGCGTACTTCTATACTCTTGGGCCTACAGAGGGAATCCCGTTCTCCCAGGCTTCGAGGTCATAG